The following are encoded together in the Vigna unguiculata cultivar IT97K-499-35 chromosome 2, ASM411807v1, whole genome shotgun sequence genome:
- the LOC114173550 gene encoding histidine kinase 1-like isoform X1 has protein sequence MLMACAGRGSLVMAENKDEAYSETSECSSALTMPMASRCRYLFHKLCGSTDSWNKSTTPKGRRLFHRDVEKEEFQYANSPCLSSYYSVFVVRLAIMVMLAILIGLLTILTWHFTKIYTTKSLNSLAYGLRYELLQRPVLRMWRILNATSEITTAQVKLSQYVIRRHSNPATQAEQVEQLYEAMRAVTWALFASRKALNSITINYKNGFVQAFHRDLKDNNTFYIYSDLSNYSMGVSNSKEANSVSTHQAWDDKAPRGNYSAIWYREPLDPVSGEKIGKAMKIAPEDLINIAGLSQVPDGVASWHVAVSKFTDSPLLSAALPVWDSSNETIMAVVGVTTALYSVGQLMRELVEMHSGHMYLTSQEGYLLATSTNAPLLANSTKPKLKMAVDCEDDVIRQGAEWLQRTYGNNFPPSHEIHVENVKLGHQRYYIDSFFLNLKRLPLVGVIIIPRKYIMGQVDERAFKTLVILISASLCILVIGCVCILILTNGVSKEMNLRAELISQLEARRKAEASSNYKSQFLANMSHELRTPMAAVIGLLDILISDDCLTNEQYSTVTQIRKCSTALLRLLNNILDLSKVESGKLVLEDAEFDLGRELEGLVDMFSVQCINHNVETVLDLSDDMPKIVRGDSARVVQIFANLINNSIKFTPSGHIVLRGWSESPNSSVGSPNSPLDQKKLWSLQKCREKPNANHSKKTSMKDNKVILWFEVEDTGCGIDPSKWDSVFESFEQADPSTTRLHGGTGLGLCIVRNLVNKMGGDIKVVKKEGAGTLMRLCLLLSAPMDVTEQQCAVDLTDTGLVVLLGLHGNMGRLITSKWLQKNGVCTMEACDWNGLTQILRELFHARSSVHNTDFDAHYPAKEELKTKLLNIRDMRNPVFVIVVDIGLLDLSTDIWKEQLNFLHRYFGRAKFLWMLNHDTSNNVKMELRRKGHLLMVNKPLYKGKMIHILESVMKERNFELQKKNMIVPRTTMKEGDLHEFLEIDSTHFDAASSDDSDISDIAGSNPASANGDKPVEKVEKSHLSSAYHMNNCLVRLTNENDYMEENDLRKEESSSPSPNHDSAEHQPKSLSTKESPSISTADQDEDSECGETHRVTSKSVDGKKSLEGLKILLAEDTPVLQRVATIMLEKMGADVVAVGDGQQAVEALNCMFNAEDCRRESLQKDRNTRSQTEILSSRPYDLILMDCQMPKMDGYEATKEIRKSEVGTSFHIPIVALTAHAMSCDEAKCLEVGMDAYLTKPIDFKMMVSTILSLTKTTSSTLS, from the exons ATGCTCATGGCTTGTGCAGGAAGAGGGAGTTTAGTTATGGCAGAAAACAAAGACGAAGCCTATTCAGAAACTTCTGAATGTTCATCAGCTTTAACCATGCCAATGGCTAGCAGGTGCAGATACTTGTTTCATAAATTATGCGGTTCTACCGATTCATGGAACAAAAGCACCACCCCAAAAGGTCGAAGACTTTTCCACAGAGATGTGGAAAAAGAAGAATTCCAGTATGCTAATAGTCCCTGTCTCTCATCGTACTATAGCGTCTTTGTGGTTCGACTAGCAATCATG GTCATGCTAGCGATCTTGATAGGGCTTCTCACTATACTGACATGGCATTTCACGAAGATTTATACAACAAAATCACTTAACAGTTTGGCATATGGTTTGCGTTATGAACTTCTGCAACGCCCGGTTTTGAGGATGTGGAGAATTTTGAACGCTACTTCTGAAATTACTACAGCTCAGGTCAAACTGTCTCAGTATGTGATAAGACGTCACAGCAACCCTGCGACTCAAGCAGAACAAGTTGAG CAGCTGTATGAAGCGATGAGGGCTGTAACATGGGCTTTATTTGCAAGTCGGAAAGCTCTAAACTCTATAACCATCAACTACAAGAATGGATTTGTGCAAGCATTCCACAGAGATCTGAAGGACAACAACACATTTTACATATATTCTGATCTTTCAAACTACTCTATGGGAGTCAGCAACTCCAAGGAGGCCAATTCCGTTTCAACACATCAAGCATGGGATGATAAAGCCCCTCGTGGAAACTATTCTGCAATCTGGTACCGTGAGCCACTTGACCCTGTGAGTGGTGAAAAGATTGGAAAAGCTATGAAAATTGCTCCTGAAGACTTGATCAACATAGCAGGCCTTTCCCAGGTACCTGATGGTGTAGCTTCGTGGCATGTTGCAGTGAGCAAGTTCACAGATTCACCACTGCTTTCAGCAGCATTGCCAGTTTGGGATTCTTCTAATGAGACCATTATGGCTGTTGTGGGGGTCACAACTGCACTTTATAGTGTAGGACAGTTAATGAGAGAGCTTGTTGAGATGCATAGTGGCCATATGTACTTGACTTCACAAGAGGGTTATTTGCTTGCAACTTCCACAAATGCGCCTCTTCTGGCAAATTCAACAAAGCCTAAGCTTAAGATGGCAGTTGACTGTGAAGACGATGTCATTCGACAGGGAGCTGAGTGGTTACAGAGAACTTATGGGAACAATTTTCCTCCAAGTCACGAGATTCATGTAGAAAATGTCAAGCTAGGCCACCAGAGATATTATATTGACTCCTTCTTTCTAAATTTGAAGAGACTCCCTTTG GTTGGTGTGATTATCATACCAAGAAAGTATATCATGGGACAGGTTGATGAAAGAGCCTTCAAAACGCTGGTTATTCTAATATCTGCATCATTATGTATTTTAGTCATTGGGTGTGTTTGCATTCTGATATTGACAAACGGAGTATCAAAGGAAATGAATCTAAGAGCAGAACTGATAAGTCAACTGGAAGCAAGAAGAAAAGCAGAGGCATCAAGCAATTACAAGAGTCAATTCCTTGCAAACATGAg TCATGAACTGAGGACACCTATGGCAGCAGTAATTGGGTTGCTTGACATTCTCATATCTGATGACTGTCTCACAAATGAACAATATTCAACCGTGACTCAAATAAGAAAATGCTCAACTGCTCTGCTCCGTCTTCTTAACAACATCTTGGATCTGAGTAAG GTGGAATCTGGAAAACTGGTCCTAGAAGATGCAGAATTTGATTTAGGAAGAGAACTTGAAGGGCTTGTAGATATGTTTTCTGTCCAGTGCATTAACCACAATGTGGAGACTGTTCTAGACTTGTCTG ATGATATGCCAAAGATAGTTCGGGGTGATTCTGCAAGGGTGGTTCAAATATTTGCAAATCTGATCAACAATTCAATCAAGTTTACTCCAT CGGGTCATATTGTTCTGCGGGGATGGAGTGAAAGCCCAAATTCTTCCGTTGGAAGTCCAAATTCTCCTCTTGACCAGAAGAAATTATGGAGTTTACAGAAGTGCAGAGAGAAACCAAATGCAAATCATTCAAAAAAAACATCTATGAAAGACAACAAAGTAATACTTTGGTTTGAAGTTGAGGACACAGGCTGTG GTattgatccaagcaaatgggATTCCGTGTTTGAAAGCTTTGAGCAAGCTGATCCATCAACTACTAGACT GCATGGAGGCACTGGTCTTGGTCTTTGCATTGTCAGAAACTTG GTTAACAAGATGGGTGGGGACATCAAAGTAGTAAAAAAAGAGGGCGCAGGAACACTGATGCGATTATGCTTGCTTCTCAGTGCGCCCATGGATGTCACAGAACAACAGTGTGCAGTAGATTTGACAGACACTGGCTTAGTG GTACTGCTTGGATTACATGGCAACATGGGTAGATTAATTACATCGAAGTGGCTTCAGAAAAACGGGGTGTGCACAATGGAAGCATGTGACTGGAATGGACTAACTCAAATTTTGAGGGAACTATTTCATGCAAGAAGTTCAGTCCATAATACTGACTTTGATGCACACTATCCAGCAAAAGAGGAATTGAAGACTAAACTACTGAACATACGAGATATGAGGAACCCAGTTTTTGTGATTGTTGTTGACATTGGATTACTTGACTTGAGCACAGATATATGGAAGGAACAACTTAACTTCCTTCACAGGTACTTTGGTAGAGCAAAGTTTCTATGGATGCTGAATCATGACACTTCCAATAACGTAAAGATGGAGCTCCGAAGGAAAGGGCATTTATTGATGGTCAATAAACCCCTTTACAAGGGAAAAATGATACATATTTTGGAATCTGTTATGAAGGAGAGAAATTTTGAgctacaaaagaaaaacatgattgTACCAAGGACCACAATGAAAGAGGGAGATTTGCATGAATTTCTTGAGATTGATTCCACTCATTTTGATGCTGCTAGTTCCGATGATTCTGACATATCTGATATAGCTGGTTCTAATCCTGCTAGTGCTAATGGAGATAAACCAGTTGAGAAGGTAGAAAAATCTCATCTATCATCAGCATATCATATGAATAACTGCCTAGTTAGATTAACCAATGAAAATGACTATATGGAGGAAAATGATTTGAGGAAAGAAGAATCTTCTAGTCCCAGCCCAAATCATGATTCTGCAGAACACCAACCTAAATCACTGTCCACCAAAGAATCACCATCCATTTCAACAGCAGATCAGGATGAAGATTCTGAATGTGGTGAAACACACAGGGTCACCAGTAAATCAGTAGATGGAAAGAAATCTCTTGAGGGCCTAAAGATTTTGCTTGCAGAAGATACACCAGTACTTCAAAGGGTTGCAACTATAATGCTTGAGAAAATGGGAGCTGATGTAGTTGCTGTAGGTGATGGACAACAGGCAGTAGAAGCTCTCAATTGCATGTTCAATGCTGAAGATTGCAGAAGGGAATCACTCCAGAAAGATAGAAACACAAGATCTCAAACAGAGATTCTGTCTAGCCGTCCCTATGACTTGATCCTAATGGATTGTCAG ATGCCAAAGATGGATGGGTATGAGGCAACAAAAGAAATCAGGAAATCAGAAGTGGGAACAAGCTTTCACATTCCCATTGTTGCTCTTACAGCACATGCAATGTCCTGTGATGAAGCCAAATGCTTGGAGGTGGGCATGGATGCTTACTTAACAAAGCCAATTGATTTCAAAATGATGGTGTCCACCATTCTTTCACTCACTAAAACAACATCTTCAACACTCTCATAA
- the LOC114173550 gene encoding histidine kinase 1-like isoform X2 has product MLMACAGRGSLVMAENKDEAYSETSECSSALTMPMASRCRYLFHKLCGSTDSWNKSTTPKGRRLFHRDVEKEEFQYANSPCLSSYYSVFVVRLAIMVMLAILIGLLTILTWHFTKIYTTKSLNSLAYGLRYELLQRPVLRMWRILNATSEITTAQVKLSQYVIRRHSNPATQAEQVELYEAMRAVTWALFASRKALNSITINYKNGFVQAFHRDLKDNNTFYIYSDLSNYSMGVSNSKEANSVSTHQAWDDKAPRGNYSAIWYREPLDPVSGEKIGKAMKIAPEDLINIAGLSQVPDGVASWHVAVSKFTDSPLLSAALPVWDSSNETIMAVVGVTTALYSVGQLMRELVEMHSGHMYLTSQEGYLLATSTNAPLLANSTKPKLKMAVDCEDDVIRQGAEWLQRTYGNNFPPSHEIHVENVKLGHQRYYIDSFFLNLKRLPLVGVIIIPRKYIMGQVDERAFKTLVILISASLCILVIGCVCILILTNGVSKEMNLRAELISQLEARRKAEASSNYKSQFLANMSHELRTPMAAVIGLLDILISDDCLTNEQYSTVTQIRKCSTALLRLLNNILDLSKVESGKLVLEDAEFDLGRELEGLVDMFSVQCINHNVETVLDLSDDMPKIVRGDSARVVQIFANLINNSIKFTPSGHIVLRGWSESPNSSVGSPNSPLDQKKLWSLQKCREKPNANHSKKTSMKDNKVILWFEVEDTGCGIDPSKWDSVFESFEQADPSTTRLHGGTGLGLCIVRNLVNKMGGDIKVVKKEGAGTLMRLCLLLSAPMDVTEQQCAVDLTDTGLVVLLGLHGNMGRLITSKWLQKNGVCTMEACDWNGLTQILRELFHARSSVHNTDFDAHYPAKEELKTKLLNIRDMRNPVFVIVVDIGLLDLSTDIWKEQLNFLHRYFGRAKFLWMLNHDTSNNVKMELRRKGHLLMVNKPLYKGKMIHILESVMKERNFELQKKNMIVPRTTMKEGDLHEFLEIDSTHFDAASSDDSDISDIAGSNPASANGDKPVEKVEKSHLSSAYHMNNCLVRLTNENDYMEENDLRKEESSSPSPNHDSAEHQPKSLSTKESPSISTADQDEDSECGETHRVTSKSVDGKKSLEGLKILLAEDTPVLQRVATIMLEKMGADVVAVGDGQQAVEALNCMFNAEDCRRESLQKDRNTRSQTEILSSRPYDLILMDCQMPKMDGYEATKEIRKSEVGTSFHIPIVALTAHAMSCDEAKCLEVGMDAYLTKPIDFKMMVSTILSLTKTTSSTLS; this is encoded by the exons ATGCTCATGGCTTGTGCAGGAAGAGGGAGTTTAGTTATGGCAGAAAACAAAGACGAAGCCTATTCAGAAACTTCTGAATGTTCATCAGCTTTAACCATGCCAATGGCTAGCAGGTGCAGATACTTGTTTCATAAATTATGCGGTTCTACCGATTCATGGAACAAAAGCACCACCCCAAAAGGTCGAAGACTTTTCCACAGAGATGTGGAAAAAGAAGAATTCCAGTATGCTAATAGTCCCTGTCTCTCATCGTACTATAGCGTCTTTGTGGTTCGACTAGCAATCATG GTCATGCTAGCGATCTTGATAGGGCTTCTCACTATACTGACATGGCATTTCACGAAGATTTATACAACAAAATCACTTAACAGTTTGGCATATGGTTTGCGTTATGAACTTCTGCAACGCCCGGTTTTGAGGATGTGGAGAATTTTGAACGCTACTTCTGAAATTACTACAGCTCAGGTCAAACTGTCTCAGTATGTGATAAGACGTCACAGCAACCCTGCGACTCAAGCAGAACAAGTTGAG CTGTATGAAGCGATGAGGGCTGTAACATGGGCTTTATTTGCAAGTCGGAAAGCTCTAAACTCTATAACCATCAACTACAAGAATGGATTTGTGCAAGCATTCCACAGAGATCTGAAGGACAACAACACATTTTACATATATTCTGATCTTTCAAACTACTCTATGGGAGTCAGCAACTCCAAGGAGGCCAATTCCGTTTCAACACATCAAGCATGGGATGATAAAGCCCCTCGTGGAAACTATTCTGCAATCTGGTACCGTGAGCCACTTGACCCTGTGAGTGGTGAAAAGATTGGAAAAGCTATGAAAATTGCTCCTGAAGACTTGATCAACATAGCAGGCCTTTCCCAGGTACCTGATGGTGTAGCTTCGTGGCATGTTGCAGTGAGCAAGTTCACAGATTCACCACTGCTTTCAGCAGCATTGCCAGTTTGGGATTCTTCTAATGAGACCATTATGGCTGTTGTGGGGGTCACAACTGCACTTTATAGTGTAGGACAGTTAATGAGAGAGCTTGTTGAGATGCATAGTGGCCATATGTACTTGACTTCACAAGAGGGTTATTTGCTTGCAACTTCCACAAATGCGCCTCTTCTGGCAAATTCAACAAAGCCTAAGCTTAAGATGGCAGTTGACTGTGAAGACGATGTCATTCGACAGGGAGCTGAGTGGTTACAGAGAACTTATGGGAACAATTTTCCTCCAAGTCACGAGATTCATGTAGAAAATGTCAAGCTAGGCCACCAGAGATATTATATTGACTCCTTCTTTCTAAATTTGAAGAGACTCCCTTTG GTTGGTGTGATTATCATACCAAGAAAGTATATCATGGGACAGGTTGATGAAAGAGCCTTCAAAACGCTGGTTATTCTAATATCTGCATCATTATGTATTTTAGTCATTGGGTGTGTTTGCATTCTGATATTGACAAACGGAGTATCAAAGGAAATGAATCTAAGAGCAGAACTGATAAGTCAACTGGAAGCAAGAAGAAAAGCAGAGGCATCAAGCAATTACAAGAGTCAATTCCTTGCAAACATGAg TCATGAACTGAGGACACCTATGGCAGCAGTAATTGGGTTGCTTGACATTCTCATATCTGATGACTGTCTCACAAATGAACAATATTCAACCGTGACTCAAATAAGAAAATGCTCAACTGCTCTGCTCCGTCTTCTTAACAACATCTTGGATCTGAGTAAG GTGGAATCTGGAAAACTGGTCCTAGAAGATGCAGAATTTGATTTAGGAAGAGAACTTGAAGGGCTTGTAGATATGTTTTCTGTCCAGTGCATTAACCACAATGTGGAGACTGTTCTAGACTTGTCTG ATGATATGCCAAAGATAGTTCGGGGTGATTCTGCAAGGGTGGTTCAAATATTTGCAAATCTGATCAACAATTCAATCAAGTTTACTCCAT CGGGTCATATTGTTCTGCGGGGATGGAGTGAAAGCCCAAATTCTTCCGTTGGAAGTCCAAATTCTCCTCTTGACCAGAAGAAATTATGGAGTTTACAGAAGTGCAGAGAGAAACCAAATGCAAATCATTCAAAAAAAACATCTATGAAAGACAACAAAGTAATACTTTGGTTTGAAGTTGAGGACACAGGCTGTG GTattgatccaagcaaatgggATTCCGTGTTTGAAAGCTTTGAGCAAGCTGATCCATCAACTACTAGACT GCATGGAGGCACTGGTCTTGGTCTTTGCATTGTCAGAAACTTG GTTAACAAGATGGGTGGGGACATCAAAGTAGTAAAAAAAGAGGGCGCAGGAACACTGATGCGATTATGCTTGCTTCTCAGTGCGCCCATGGATGTCACAGAACAACAGTGTGCAGTAGATTTGACAGACACTGGCTTAGTG GTACTGCTTGGATTACATGGCAACATGGGTAGATTAATTACATCGAAGTGGCTTCAGAAAAACGGGGTGTGCACAATGGAAGCATGTGACTGGAATGGACTAACTCAAATTTTGAGGGAACTATTTCATGCAAGAAGTTCAGTCCATAATACTGACTTTGATGCACACTATCCAGCAAAAGAGGAATTGAAGACTAAACTACTGAACATACGAGATATGAGGAACCCAGTTTTTGTGATTGTTGTTGACATTGGATTACTTGACTTGAGCACAGATATATGGAAGGAACAACTTAACTTCCTTCACAGGTACTTTGGTAGAGCAAAGTTTCTATGGATGCTGAATCATGACACTTCCAATAACGTAAAGATGGAGCTCCGAAGGAAAGGGCATTTATTGATGGTCAATAAACCCCTTTACAAGGGAAAAATGATACATATTTTGGAATCTGTTATGAAGGAGAGAAATTTTGAgctacaaaagaaaaacatgattgTACCAAGGACCACAATGAAAGAGGGAGATTTGCATGAATTTCTTGAGATTGATTCCACTCATTTTGATGCTGCTAGTTCCGATGATTCTGACATATCTGATATAGCTGGTTCTAATCCTGCTAGTGCTAATGGAGATAAACCAGTTGAGAAGGTAGAAAAATCTCATCTATCATCAGCATATCATATGAATAACTGCCTAGTTAGATTAACCAATGAAAATGACTATATGGAGGAAAATGATTTGAGGAAAGAAGAATCTTCTAGTCCCAGCCCAAATCATGATTCTGCAGAACACCAACCTAAATCACTGTCCACCAAAGAATCACCATCCATTTCAACAGCAGATCAGGATGAAGATTCTGAATGTGGTGAAACACACAGGGTCACCAGTAAATCAGTAGATGGAAAGAAATCTCTTGAGGGCCTAAAGATTTTGCTTGCAGAAGATACACCAGTACTTCAAAGGGTTGCAACTATAATGCTTGAGAAAATGGGAGCTGATGTAGTTGCTGTAGGTGATGGACAACAGGCAGTAGAAGCTCTCAATTGCATGTTCAATGCTGAAGATTGCAGAAGGGAATCACTCCAGAAAGATAGAAACACAAGATCTCAAACAGAGATTCTGTCTAGCCGTCCCTATGACTTGATCCTAATGGATTGTCAG ATGCCAAAGATGGATGGGTATGAGGCAACAAAAGAAATCAGGAAATCAGAAGTGGGAACAAGCTTTCACATTCCCATTGTTGCTCTTACAGCACATGCAATGTCCTGTGATGAAGCCAAATGCTTGGAGGTGGGCATGGATGCTTACTTAACAAAGCCAATTGATTTCAAAATGATGGTGTCCACCATTCTTTCACTCACTAAAACAACATCTTCAACACTCTCATAA